In one Spirosoma rigui genomic region, the following are encoded:
- a CDS encoding DedA family protein — protein sequence MNELIDFFRYLLNSEEIIRTGGLVLITLIIFVENGIFFGFFLPGDYLLFLAGVFAGTKVLNVPLWLLLSCIFGAAVLGSLVGYLTGHYFGGRIQNRKDSLFFKKKYIDNTRVAFEKYGTSALIVARFLPIVRTFAPILAGLIHMNFRFFMLYNVIGGAIWVLVLVGGGFYFGEHFPWIINYVHWIIIFFLGVTTFTVVRGYLNARKESRAEKV from the coding sequence ATGAACGAACTCATCGACTTTTTTCGGTACCTGCTCAATTCCGAGGAAATCATCCGTACGGGTGGCCTGGTTCTGATCACGCTCATCATCTTCGTGGAGAACGGTATTTTCTTCGGCTTCTTTCTGCCGGGCGACTACCTGCTGTTTCTGGCGGGGGTGTTTGCGGGTACCAAAGTGCTGAACGTACCGCTCTGGCTGCTGCTGTCGTGCATTTTCGGCGCGGCTGTCCTCGGTTCGCTGGTGGGTTACCTGACGGGGCATTATTTTGGCGGTCGAATTCAGAACCGGAAAGACTCGCTGTTCTTCAAGAAGAAATACATTGATAACACGCGGGTTGCGTTTGAGAAGTACGGGACGAGTGCGCTGATCGTAGCGCGGTTTCTTCCCATTGTGCGTACGTTTGCGCCCATTCTGGCCGGACTCATTCACATGAACTTTCGCTTTTTCATGCTGTACAACGTGATTGGCGGGGCCATCTGGGTGCTGGTACTGGTGGGTGGTGGATTCTACTTCGGCGAACACTTCCCCTGGATCATCAACTACGTCCACTGGATTATCATCTTCTTTCTGGGGGTCACTACGTTCACCGTTGTGCGTGGCTACCTGAACGCCCGCAAAGAGAGTCGGGCCGAGAAGGTTTAA
- a CDS encoding ABC-F family ATP-binding cassette domain-containing protein, which produces MNYLSAENLSKSYGDRTLFRNLTFGISRGDKIAIVGANGSGKTTLLSILARAMPPDAGLVSVRKDISIGYLDQQPDFNDALTVMEAVLAGESAQLDAVRAYEIALASENHVGLEKAMADMEKLEAWDYEAQIRQILGELGIQDIEQQVNSLSGGQRKRVALARVLIQNPDLLILDEPTNHLDLEAIEYLENFLTTNNGTLLMVSHDRYFLDRVCNQIAEMDNGQLYTYKGNYAYFLEKKEEREMAAASELAKDRNTFRRELEWMRRQPKARSTKAQYRIDAFEDLKEKTSGKKADGDLDLNLRMARLGSKILEVENLSKRFGDKVLLDHFTYTFKRPDRVGLIGKNGMGKTTLMNMLTGELRPDSGKITTGGTVKFGYYTQTELDLPENQRVIDVVQDVAEVMKLANGDTITATQLLSRFLFDRPKQYDYVAKLSGGEKRRLQLLLVLVQNPNFLILDEPTNDLDIMTLNVLEDFLLNFAGCVLIVTHDRYFMDRLVEHVFVLEGEGKVRDYPGNYTDYREWRDSKPRTDGRTDTRPAGTILQEQAPKAAAPAPVNGTATVAKKKLSFKEIKEYETLETEIETLEKRKVEITELLNGGGHHEQLTAWAREIEEIDQSVARKSDRWLELAEYM; this is translated from the coding sequence ATGAATTACCTATCAGCCGAAAATTTAAGTAAATCCTACGGCGACCGTACGCTGTTTCGCAACCTTACGTTTGGGATTAGCCGGGGCGACAAGATCGCTATCGTTGGGGCCAACGGCTCCGGTAAAACCACGCTCTTATCCATCCTGGCCCGCGCCATGCCACCCGATGCGGGTCTGGTCAGCGTACGCAAGGATATCAGCATTGGCTACCTCGACCAGCAGCCCGATTTCAACGACGCGCTCACCGTTATGGAGGCCGTACTGGCGGGCGAGAGTGCGCAGCTCGATGCGGTCCGGGCTTATGAAATTGCCCTCGCCAGTGAAAACCACGTCGGCCTGGAAAAAGCCATGGCCGACATGGAGAAGCTCGAAGCCTGGGATTACGAAGCGCAGATTCGCCAGATTCTGGGTGAATTAGGCATTCAGGACATTGAACAGCAGGTTAACTCGCTGTCGGGCGGGCAGCGCAAACGGGTTGCCCTGGCGCGGGTACTGATTCAGAACCCCGACCTGCTCATTCTGGATGAGCCGACTAACCACCTCGACCTCGAAGCTATTGAATACCTCGAAAACTTCCTGACGACCAATAATGGTACGCTGCTCATGGTTTCCCACGACCGGTACTTTCTGGATCGCGTCTGCAACCAGATTGCCGAGATGGACAACGGGCAACTGTACACCTACAAAGGCAACTACGCCTATTTCCTGGAGAAGAAAGAAGAGCGCGAGATGGCCGCTGCGTCGGAGCTGGCGAAAGACCGCAACACGTTCCGGCGGGAGTTGGAGTGGATGCGCCGGCAGCCTAAAGCCCGTAGTACCAAGGCACAGTACCGGATCGACGCTTTTGAAGATCTGAAGGAAAAGACCAGTGGTAAAAAAGCCGATGGTGACCTCGACCTGAACCTGCGGATGGCGCGGCTGGGCAGCAAGATCCTGGAAGTAGAAAACCTGAGTAAACGGTTTGGCGATAAAGTCCTGCTCGATCACTTCACGTATACGTTCAAACGCCCCGACCGGGTAGGGTTAATCGGCAAAAATGGCATGGGCAAAACCACGCTCATGAACATGCTCACCGGTGAACTGCGGCCCGACTCCGGGAAGATTACAACGGGCGGTACGGTCAAATTTGGCTACTACACGCAAACGGAACTGGACCTGCCCGAAAACCAGCGCGTCATCGACGTAGTGCAGGACGTGGCCGAGGTAATGAAACTAGCCAATGGCGACACCATTACGGCCACGCAGCTGCTGAGCCGTTTTCTGTTTGATCGCCCGAAGCAGTATGACTACGTAGCGAAGCTGAGCGGTGGTGAGAAACGCCGGTTGCAGCTCCTGCTGGTGCTGGTACAAAACCCGAACTTCCTGATCCTCGACGAGCCGACCAATGACCTCGACATTATGACGTTGAACGTACTGGAGGATTTTCTGCTCAACTTTGCGGGCTGCGTGCTGATCGTAACCCACGACCGGTACTTCATGGATCGACTGGTGGAACACGTATTCGTGCTGGAAGGTGAAGGCAAAGTGCGCGACTATCCGGGCAACTACACCGACTACCGCGAGTGGCGCGACTCGAAACCCCGCACAGACGGACGGACCGATACGCGGCCTGCCGGTACGATCCTGCAGGAGCAGGCACCCAAAGCGGCTGCACCCGCACCGGTCAATGGTACGGCTACCGTTGCCAAAAAGAAGCTGTCGTTCAAGGAGATCAAAGAGTACGAAACGCTCGAAACGGAGATTGAAACGCTGGAGAAGCGGAAAGTGGAAATTACCGAACTGCTCAACGGCGGTGGTCACCACGAACAGCTAACGGCCTGGGCCCGGGAAATTGAAGAAATCGATCAGAGTGTCGCCCGGAAATCGGACCGCTGGCTCGAACTGGCGGAATACATGTAA
- a CDS encoding formylglycine-generating enzyme family protein, which produces MRLNRFLLAAALTTAAASYSTAQTATPAKSYTQTIPGSDQTYAMVAIPGGTFLMGSPATEKERKADEGPQHKVAIEPFYMGKYEVTWDLYDLFAFTNMEKEMAAKYPGPDANLSKTDVTTRPSPPYVDMSFGMGRAGYPAINMTQYAAIKFCAWLYAKTGVFYRLPTEAEWEYACRANTTTPYSFGADVKKLGEYAVFTGNSGGAYKKIGTKKPNPFGLYDMHGNVMEWTKDQYIEDYYASVAKGTVKEPFAPTTSLYPNSVRGGSWDDEPAVLRSAARTPSAPAWKVLDPQSPKSDWWLTSASFVGFRLVRPVKAPSEEEIKAYYDIKPIKDY; this is translated from the coding sequence ATGCGCCTGAACCGTTTCCTGCTGGCTGCTGCCCTGACAACCGCAGCGGCATCTTACTCAACTGCCCAGACTGCAACGCCCGCTAAATCCTACACCCAGACAATTCCCGGCAGCGACCAGACCTATGCGATGGTGGCCATACCGGGAGGAACATTCCTCATGGGTAGCCCCGCCACCGAAAAGGAGCGCAAGGCCGACGAAGGTCCTCAACACAAGGTGGCTATTGAACCGTTTTACATGGGCAAGTATGAGGTAACTTGGGATCTGTATGACCTGTTTGCCTTTACGAACATGGAAAAGGAAATGGCAGCCAAATACCCCGGCCCAGACGCTAACCTGTCGAAGACAGACGTGACCACCCGCCCCAGTCCCCCCTACGTCGATATGTCGTTCGGGATGGGCCGCGCCGGCTATCCGGCCATCAACATGACTCAGTACGCAGCCATTAAATTCTGTGCCTGGCTCTACGCCAAAACGGGCGTGTTCTACCGCCTACCCACCGAAGCCGAGTGGGAATATGCCTGCCGTGCCAATACCACTACGCCGTACTCGTTTGGTGCCGACGTAAAAAAACTGGGTGAATACGCCGTCTTTACCGGTAACAGCGGGGGAGCCTACAAAAAAATAGGTACTAAAAAGCCGAATCCATTTGGTCTGTACGATATGCATGGCAACGTAATGGAGTGGACCAAGGACCAGTACATCGAAGATTATTACGCATCCGTTGCCAAGGGAACCGTAAAAGAACCCTTTGCGCCAACCACGTCTCTGTATCCTAACTCGGTACGGGGCGGGTCCTGGGACGATGAGCCTGCTGTGCTACGCTCGGCTGCCCGGACCCCATCGGCACCAGCCTGGAAAGTGCTCGATCCGCAAAGCCCTAAATCCGACTGGTGGCTTACCTCGGCTTCATTCGTCGGTTTTCGGCTGGTTCGCCCCGTGAAAGCACCGAGTGAGGAAGAAATCAAAGCCTACTACGACATCAAACCAATTAAAGACTATTAA
- the folK gene encoding 2-amino-4-hydroxy-6-hydroxymethyldihydropteridine diphosphokinase, with product MLYLLLGANLGDRVATLRRAIDLIGERVGVVVQASGLYETAPWGVTDQPAFLNQVLAVDTSLTPEAVLIQTQAIEQELGRVRHEKWGARVIDIDILYAGDRVIQTPALTIPHPFLHERRFTLVPLAEIAPDFVHPVRQQTNRTLLAACTDTSDVIALPAN from the coding sequence ATGCTTTATCTGCTACTGGGTGCTAACCTGGGTGACCGCGTAGCTACGTTGCGCCGGGCCATTGACCTCATCGGTGAGCGCGTTGGGGTGGTGGTGCAGGCATCGGGTTTGTACGAGACGGCCCCCTGGGGGGTTACCGATCAGCCGGCTTTTCTGAACCAGGTGCTGGCCGTTGACACCAGTCTGACGCCCGAAGCGGTGCTGATACAAACCCAGGCGATCGAACAGGAATTGGGTCGGGTCAGGCACGAAAAGTGGGGCGCGCGGGTCATCGACATTGATATTCTGTACGCCGGCGACCGGGTCATTCAGACCCCTGCCCTAACCATTCCCCATCCATTCCTGCACGAGCGACGGTTCACGCTGGTACCACTGGCAGAGATCGCCCCCGATTTTGTGCACCCGGTACGGCAGCAAACGAACCGAACCTTACTGGCCGCCTGTACCGACACAAGCGACGTTATTGCCCTGCCAGCTAATTGA
- a CDS encoding pyridoxal phosphate-dependent aminotransferase: MSATLDTVRLLADRINALEESSTLAMTKKARELAAQGHNVISLSVGEPDFKTPAHICEAAKKAIDDGFHGYSPVAGYPDLRKAVADKFKRDNNIDWKPENIVVSTGAKHSLANVIQVLINPGDEVLIFSPYWVSYSEMVKLAEGKAVIVDGSFENNFKVTPEQFEAAITDRTRIVMYASPNNPTGSIYSEAELRAIADIVARHENLYVLADEIYEYINFTPEGHFSIGSIPEIADRVITVNGVAKGFAMTGWRIGYIGAAKWIADGVEKLQGQVTSGTNSIAQKATVAALNGPLEPSMEMAKAYHRRRDLVVKLLHEVPGFRTNVPEGAFYAFPDISYYYGKSDGTTTIENSDDFAGWLLNTAYVSTVAGSGFGAPNCLRISTAASDEALTEAVRRIKEAVATLK, from the coding sequence ATGTCTGCCACGCTCGACACCGTGCGTTTGTTAGCCGACCGCATCAATGCGCTGGAAGAATCGTCCACGCTGGCGATGACCAAGAAAGCCCGCGAGTTAGCCGCGCAGGGCCACAACGTAATTAGCTTAAGCGTTGGTGAGCCCGATTTCAAAACCCCCGCCCACATCTGCGAAGCTGCCAAGAAAGCCATCGATGACGGTTTCCACGGCTACTCGCCCGTGGCTGGCTATCCTGATCTGCGCAAAGCCGTCGCCGATAAATTCAAACGCGACAATAACATCGACTGGAAACCCGAGAACATCGTGGTTTCAACCGGTGCCAAGCACTCGCTGGCCAACGTAATTCAGGTATTGATCAATCCCGGCGACGAGGTCCTGATCTTCTCGCCATACTGGGTTAGCTACTCCGAAATGGTGAAGCTGGCCGAAGGTAAAGCCGTTATCGTGGATGGTTCATTTGAAAACAACTTCAAAGTAACCCCCGAGCAGTTCGAAGCCGCCATCACCGACCGGACCCGGATCGTGATGTACGCGTCGCCGAACAACCCGACCGGTTCGATCTACTCCGAAGCTGAACTTCGCGCTATTGCCGACATCGTTGCCCGCCACGAGAATCTTTATGTGCTGGCCGATGAGATTTATGAATACATCAACTTCACGCCCGAAGGTCACTTCAGCATTGGCTCCATTCCGGAAATTGCCGACCGTGTCATCACCGTGAATGGTGTAGCGAAAGGCTTTGCCATGACCGGCTGGCGCATTGGCTACATCGGTGCGGCCAAGTGGATCGCCGATGGTGTGGAGAAACTACAGGGGCAGGTAACGTCCGGCACCAACTCCATTGCTCAGAAAGCAACGGTGGCCGCCCTGAACGGACCGCTGGAGCCCAGCATGGAAATGGCAAAAGCGTACCACCGCCGGCGCGACCTGGTAGTGAAACTGCTGCACGAGGTACCGGGCTTCCGCACGAACGTACCCGAAGGTGCGTTCTACGCATTCCCCGATATCAGCTACTACTACGGCAAATCGGACGGCACGACGACGATCGAAAACTCGGACGATTTTGCGGGCTGGCTGCTGAACACGGCCTACGTATCGACCGTTGCCGGTTCCGGTTTCGGCGCGCCCAACTGCCTCCGTATCTCAACGGCCGCTTCCGACGAAGCCCTGACTGAAGCAGTACGACGTATCAAGGAAGCTGTAGCAACCCTGAAATAA
- a CDS encoding TonB-dependent receptor has product MRLLVLLFLLPMMATAQTVFSGLVTDKATREPLTGVTLYFPDLRKGGATDTTGQFRVTNVPTGTFKVQIRYLGYKPQTRTIKLTNGETTLNVILEPEAGLLQEVVVTGLTTGSTVKDSPVPIMTYNKIQWLQTSSTNLVDAVGKLPGMSQITTGVGLSKPVIRGLGFNRVITVHDGVRQEDNQWGEEHALQVDEYSIDRYEIIKGSGSLLYGSDGLGGVMSLISARPPAAGAWRGQLLTNYQSNNGMFGLSGLLEGTTKKGLFARIRISQKNAGNYRNQYDGRVYGSAYREYDVNGTIGINRQWGYSQIYLSNFHQDINIVTGERDRSGRFLELVRTGPDSEELRPVSDETLRGRAIDRANYQNLNHAKLSWNTFAKLGGGSLSAIVSYSRNRRQEFATTLTPEPALYFYLQNVFYDLKYYFGGRNGWDFTLGGNGLWQYNQNKGLQVLYPGYRSWDNGLFMFAQKKTDRLTVNGGLRMDVRQMRINQLYADKAGAFAETAFRDSELRFAGLNKTYSNPTASFGATYALSGRWTVKANLGRGFRAPSTPELSANGEHTGTFRYEIGSPNLRSETSWQGDLGLNYESPNLSITASLFQNRINNYTYSEKVFDRFGRDSIVDPSRPILTYRYTQGNAVLFGGEAQVSYNPRLARWFHLTGSYSLVRSRNLSANTDSSRYLPFLPPPRIITQLKLTKAEAGDRWRNLYAQVEVESNARQNQALLAYGTETQTPGYTLINLGAGADIVRRGDNERSGKTLFSLYLTVQNLFDVAYQSHQNRLKYFGVNEATGRAGVFNMGRNISAKLVVPLGGD; this is encoded by the coding sequence ATGCGTCTACTCGTACTTCTTTTTCTGTTGCCAATGATGGCGACAGCCCAGACCGTCTTTTCTGGTCTCGTTACCGATAAAGCTACCCGGGAACCGCTCACGGGTGTAACGCTCTATTTTCCTGACCTGCGAAAAGGCGGGGCAACCGATACAACCGGTCAGTTTCGGGTGACGAACGTGCCGACGGGAACGTTCAAAGTGCAGATTCGCTATCTGGGTTATAAACCCCAGACGCGCACAATCAAGCTAACTAATGGCGAAACAACGCTCAACGTTATACTGGAACCAGAGGCCGGACTACTTCAGGAGGTTGTTGTGACGGGTCTCACTACGGGGTCTACCGTCAAGGACAGTCCGGTTCCTATCATGACCTACAACAAGATCCAGTGGCTCCAGACGAGCTCGACAAATCTCGTCGATGCCGTTGGGAAATTACCGGGCATGTCGCAGATCACAACGGGCGTGGGGCTTTCCAAACCCGTAATCCGGGGGCTGGGCTTCAACCGGGTCATCACGGTGCACGATGGCGTGCGGCAGGAAGACAACCAGTGGGGCGAAGAACACGCGCTGCAGGTAGACGAATACAGCATTGATCGGTACGAGATTATCAAAGGCTCCGGTAGCCTGCTGTACGGTTCCGACGGTCTGGGCGGTGTCATGAGTCTGATTTCCGCTCGCCCGCCGGCAGCAGGAGCCTGGCGTGGGCAGTTACTGACGAACTATCAAAGCAACAATGGCATGTTCGGCCTGTCGGGATTGCTGGAAGGAACGACGAAGAAAGGATTGTTTGCCCGAATTCGGATAAGCCAAAAAAACGCGGGTAACTACCGAAATCAGTATGACGGCCGGGTCTACGGCTCGGCCTACCGTGAATATGATGTGAATGGTACCATTGGCATTAACCGGCAATGGGGATACTCACAAATCTATCTATCCAACTTCCACCAGGATATCAACATCGTCACCGGCGAGCGCGACCGAAGCGGGCGTTTTCTGGAACTGGTACGTACCGGCCCCGACTCCGAAGAGTTGCGTCCCGTATCCGACGAAACCCTGCGCGGACGCGCCATCGACCGGGCCAACTACCAGAATCTGAACCACGCGAAGCTGTCGTGGAATACGTTCGCCAAACTGGGTGGGGGGAGCCTGTCGGCCATTGTGAGTTACAGCCGTAACCGGCGGCAGGAGTTCGCTACGACACTCACGCCCGAGCCGGCGCTGTACTTCTACCTGCAGAACGTATTCTACGACCTGAAGTACTACTTCGGAGGGCGCAATGGCTGGGATTTTACGCTGGGTGGGAATGGCCTCTGGCAATACAATCAAAACAAGGGTCTTCAGGTCCTGTATCCCGGCTACCGTTCCTGGGATAATGGCCTGTTTATGTTCGCGCAGAAAAAGACCGACCGGCTTACGGTGAATGGTGGCCTGCGAATGGACGTTCGGCAAATGCGGATCAATCAGCTTTACGCCGATAAAGCGGGTGCGTTTGCCGAAACCGCTTTTCGGGACAGTGAGCTTCGCTTTGCGGGGCTGAACAAAACGTACTCCAATCCCACGGCGAGTTTTGGGGCTACCTACGCACTCTCGGGTCGGTGGACGGTGAAGGCAAATCTGGGCCGGGGCTTCCGGGCACCATCGACTCCCGAGCTATCGGCCAATGGCGAACATACGGGGACATTTCGCTACGAGATCGGGAGCCCGAATCTACGCTCCGAAACATCCTGGCAGGGCGATCTAGGCCTCAACTACGAATCGCCGAACCTGAGCATTACCGCCAGTCTGTTTCAGAACCGGATCAACAACTACACGTATTCAGAGAAGGTATTCGACCGGTTTGGGCGGGACTCGATCGTTGACCCCAGCCGGCCGATTCTAACGTATCGGTACACCCAGGGAAATGCTGTATTATTCGGTGGCGAAGCACAAGTGAGCTATAACCCACGGCTGGCCCGCTGGTTTCACCTGACGGGTTCGTATTCGCTGGTCCGGTCGCGCAATCTGTCGGCCAACACCGACTCGTCGCGCTATTTGCCGTTTCTGCCCCCGCCCCGGATCATTACCCAACTAAAGCTGACGAAGGCTGAAGCGGGGGATCGCTGGCGGAATCTCTACGCTCAGGTGGAAGTGGAGAGTAATGCCCGGCAAAACCAGGCCCTGTTGGCCTACGGTACCGAAACCCAAACGCCCGGCTACACACTCATCAACCTGGGCGCCGGTGCTGATATTGTGCGGAGGGGGGATAACGAACGTAGCGGAAAAACGCTTTTCTCGCTTTACCTGACTGTCCAGAACCTGTTCGATGTGGCTTACCAGAGCCACCAGAACCGGCTCAAATACTTTGGCGTCAACGAGGCTACAGGCCGGGCCGGTGTTTTCAATATGGGCCGGAATATAAGCGCGAAGCTTGTTGTCCCGTTGGGCGGTGACTAA
- a CDS encoding RluA family pseudouridine synthase translates to MKKKPFQVVYEDNHLLIVNKEPGILVQGDRTGDETLLDVLKDYVKEKYAKPGEVFLGLVHRLDRPVSGLVVFARTSKALERMNEIFRKRLVQKTYWAVVRRKPPKDADKLVNWLVKDEQKNQVTVYDYEAPKSQKAELSYRLLGKINEHYLLEVNPITGRPHQIRSQLAHMGCPIRGDVKYGYDRAVPDKKIYLHARRLYFIHPVKQAGAPDRPIICKAALPNDPFWEEFLELDDEDYKDKNMDFIFE, encoded by the coding sequence ATGAAGAAGAAACCATTCCAGGTCGTATACGAAGATAACCACCTGCTGATTGTGAATAAGGAACCCGGCATACTGGTGCAGGGGGACCGCACCGGCGACGAGACGTTGCTCGATGTATTGAAAGACTACGTCAAAGAAAAATATGCCAAACCGGGCGAGGTGTTTCTGGGGCTGGTACACCGGCTCGATCGCCCCGTGAGTGGCCTGGTCGTGTTTGCCCGGACCTCGAAGGCCCTGGAGCGCATGAATGAAATTTTCCGGAAGCGACTGGTTCAGAAAACCTATTGGGCCGTTGTCCGGCGGAAACCGCCCAAAGATGCCGACAAGCTGGTGAACTGGCTCGTTAAGGATGAGCAGAAGAACCAGGTGACAGTGTACGATTACGAAGCGCCCAAGTCGCAGAAAGCCGAACTGTCGTACCGGTTGCTGGGCAAGATCAATGAACACTACCTGCTGGAAGTAAACCCGATTACGGGCAGGCCGCACCAGATTCGTTCGCAACTGGCCCACATGGGATGCCCGATCCGGGGCGACGTGAAATATGGCTACGATCGGGCCGTACCCGATAAAAAGATCTATTTACACGCCCGTCGTTTGTACTTTATCCACCCGGTCAAACAAGCCGGTGCACCGGACCGCCCTATTATCTGCAAGGCCGCTCTACCAAACGATCCTTTCTGGGAAGAATTTCTGGAGCTGGACGATGAGGACTACAAAGACAAGAACATGGATTTCATCTTTGAGTAA
- the panB gene encoding 3-methyl-2-oxobutanoate hydroxymethyltransferase: MSVHNPDIKRVTTHTIQELKNKGEKISALTAYDFSMARAVDTAGVELILVGDSASNVMAGHETTLPITLDQMIYHASSVVRGVKRALVVVDLPFGSYQGNSTEALRSAIRIMKESGAHAVKMEGGLEIKESIVRILSAGVPVMGHLGLTPQSIYKFGTYAVRAKEDAEAQKLMDDAHMLQDIGCFGLVLEKIPAALTKKVSESLTIPTIGIGAGPDADGQILVIHDLLGITNEFKPRFLRRYADLHTVMTEAIAHYVDDVKANDFPNEKEAY; encoded by the coding sequence ATGTCTGTTCATAATCCCGACATTAAGCGCGTTACGACGCACACCATCCAGGAACTCAAAAACAAGGGTGAAAAAATATCGGCCCTGACCGCCTACGATTTTTCGATGGCCAGGGCCGTCGATACGGCCGGGGTTGAACTGATTCTGGTAGGCGACTCGGCGTCGAACGTGATGGCTGGCCACGAAACTACGCTGCCTATTACGCTCGATCAGATGATCTACCACGCCAGCTCGGTGGTGCGGGGCGTAAAACGTGCGCTGGTGGTCGTTGATCTGCCATTCGGCTCATACCAGGGTAACTCTACCGAAGCATTACGGTCGGCCATTCGTATCATGAAGGAATCGGGTGCGCACGCGGTCAAGATGGAAGGCGGTCTGGAAATTAAAGAATCGATCGTTCGGATTCTGAGCGCGGGTGTGCCGGTGATGGGCCACCTTGGCCTGACTCCCCAGTCCATTTATAAATTTGGTACCTACGCCGTGCGGGCGAAAGAAGACGCCGAAGCCCAGAAGCTGATGGACGACGCGCATATGCTGCAGGATATTGGTTGTTTCGGCCTGGTCCTGGAAAAGATTCCGGCGGCTTTGACCAAAAAAGTATCTGAAAGCCTCACGATCCCAACAATCGGGATTGGTGCCGGCCCCGACGCCGATGGGCAAATCCTGGTGATCCATGACTTGCTGGGCATCACCAACGAGTTCAAACCCCGGTTTCTTCGCCGGTATGCCGACCTGCACACAGTTATGACCGAAGCGATTGCTCATTATGTCGACGATGTGAAAGCCAACGACTTTCCGAACGAGAAAGAAGCGTATTGA
- a CDS encoding murein hydrolase activator EnvC family protein — MPALAQQTQRSRQVLEKEKKQNLEKMNQIQTVLKKTASEKQVGLGQLKALNQQIQAQSQQIGLLNKDLQLTEAEISELRQASQTLTRDLNKLRAEYGSMIYAADKRRQQVNPLGFLFAADNFNQLVARYRYLRQYSDARQSQVRQMSSVQVMLRNKEQVTQRKRQEQRGTLVVKVKETEKLETLKDEKNLVVKELSQKETELRTELAESRRAIGRLESMITRIIAREARERAAREARERAERIERERVARAEAARRAAERKRAEEAVAAAKEAGEKPAPADVATAERPVEKDPEPAEPAARKPDERRNNNLNTEEAALASSFTASRARLPWPVGKGFISDRFGRKPHPVLKGIFVENQGIDIQTNAGESVRTVYDGIVQDVANMPGMNNVVAIQHGDYFTIYAKLRTVSVRAGQRVKARESIGTVATDKNGVSEIQFQIWKEFTKLNPESWLTPR, encoded by the coding sequence ATGCCCGCTCTGGCGCAGCAAACCCAGCGTAGCAGGCAGGTGCTGGAGAAAGAAAAGAAGCAGAACCTGGAGAAGATGAATCAGATTCAAACGGTTCTCAAGAAAACAGCGTCCGAAAAACAGGTCGGCCTAGGACAGTTAAAAGCACTCAATCAGCAGATACAGGCGCAGTCGCAGCAGATTGGCCTGCTCAACAAAGACCTTCAGCTTACCGAAGCCGAGATTTCCGAACTGCGGCAGGCTAGCCAGACCCTCACGCGTGATCTTAACAAGCTCCGGGCTGAGTATGGGTCCATGATTTATGCCGCCGACAAGCGCAGGCAGCAGGTAAACCCGCTTGGTTTTTTGTTCGCGGCCGACAATTTCAATCAGCTGGTAGCCCGCTATCGCTACCTGCGGCAGTATTCCGATGCGCGCCAGAGCCAGGTGCGCCAGATGAGTAGCGTGCAGGTCATGCTGCGCAACAAAGAGCAGGTTACCCAGCGCAAACGCCAGGAGCAGCGCGGTACGCTGGTCGTGAAGGTTAAGGAAACGGAGAAGCTCGAAACGCTGAAAGACGAGAAGAATCTGGTCGTGAAAGAACTGAGCCAGAAAGAGACGGAACTCCGCACCGAACTCGCCGAGAGTCGTCGGGCCATCGGTCGTCTTGAGTCCATGATCACTCGTATCATTGCGCGGGAGGCTAGAGAGCGGGCTGCTCGGGAAGCCCGCGAACGTGCCGAACGGATCGAGCGCGAGCGCGTAGCCCGTGCCGAAGCCGCCCGCCGGGCTGCCGAACGCAAACGGGCCGAAGAAGCCGTCGCTGCGGCTAAGGAAGCAGGTGAAAAGCCGGCACCGGCCGACGTAGCAACGGCAGAACGCCCTGTTGAAAAAGACCCCGAACCCGCCGAGCCAGCCGCCCGCAAACCTGATGAGCGCCGGAACAACAACCTCAATACTGAAGAAGCCGCTCTGGCTTCTTCGTTTACAGCGTCGCGGGCGCGGTTGCCGTGGCCCGTTGGCAAGGGCTTTATCTCGGACCGGTTTGGCCGCAAACCGCACCCTGTTCTGAAAGGGATTTTTGTGGAAAATCAGGGAATCGATATTCAGACAAACGCGGGCGAAAGCGTCCGAACCGTGTACGATGGTATTGTCCAGGACGTAGCCAACATGCCTGGTATGAATAATGTCGTCGCTATTCAGCACGGCGATTATTTCACCATCTACGCCAAGCTACGGACGGTCTCCGTTCGGGCGGGGCAGCGGGTGAAAGCCCGGGAGTCGATCGGTACGGTCGCTACGGATAAAAACGGCGTCTCCGAAATTCAATTTCAGATCTGGAAAGAGTTTACCAAGCTCAATCCTGAGTCGTGGCTCACGCCGAGATAA